The Opitutales bacterium ASA1 genome window below encodes:
- a CDS encoding ferritin-like domain-containing protein: protein MKNKNKKLIALLQEAYAAELETVANYIANSVWLDGLRAEEVKESLEEDVAEELEHARMLAKRIKLLGGRPPGSLELKTSQKTLQPPEDSTDMRSVIVGVLEAEQQAIDTYRRIIKACDGVDFVTQDLAVRILADEEEHHNLFAGFLKSLDK, encoded by the coding sequence ATGAAAAACAAGAACAAGAAACTGATCGCACTCCTGCAGGAAGCCTACGCGGCCGAACTCGAAACCGTGGCCAACTACATCGCCAATTCCGTGTGGTTGGACGGACTGCGCGCCGAGGAGGTCAAGGAGTCTCTGGAGGAAGACGTGGCCGAAGAGCTGGAGCACGCGCGCATGCTCGCCAAGCGCATCAAACTGCTGGGCGGGCGTCCGCCGGGTTCGCTGGAGCTGAAGACGTCGCAGAAGACGCTGCAACCACCGGAAGACTCGACCGACATGCGCAGCGTGATCGTCGGCGTACTGGAGGCGGAACAACAGGCGATCGACACCTACCGGCGGATCATCAAGGCGTGCGACGGGGTCGACTTCGTGACGCAAGATCTGGCCGTGCGCATCCTCGCCGACGAAGAGGAGCACCACAATCTCTTCGCGGGTTTCCTGAAGAGTCTCGACAAATGA
- a CDS encoding FAD-dependent oxidoreductase, which produces MHTPGSFHFVVVGGVAAGASAAARARRLSEAARITVIERGPDVSFANCGLPYFIGGEIGSRASLAVQTPQTLKALLDLDVRTSTEAVAVDPVARRVHVRCLASGTTEWIYYDRLLLAPGAVPLRPALPGIDDPRIFTLRSLHDMDRIKAAAASARKVAVIGAGFIGLEMAEQFVRLGKQVELVELLDQVLPPLDRPMTLLLEDELRRHGVALHLGDGIAGFEDGKGIVCRLESGAAIEADLVVLSIGVRPDTALARDAGLRLGPRGHIVVDEYMRTSVDGIYAAGDAVEVEDLVSGVRTSVPLGGPANRQGRLVADHVFVPERAVRYPGALGTAIVRVFDASAGITGWSEKRLRASGRPFRTVTVNDNHHAGYFPGAKPLMVKLLWDPETDLVLGAQVAGAAGVDKRIDVLATAISGGMSIDDLAQLELAYAPPFGSAKDIVNLAGFAAGNTRDGLVDPVDVLPDDPEVQVLDVRPLALSTSHPVPHPRVIAIPMPELRRRAGELDPARPVVTVCALGKTAYFAARILAQKGLRVRSLTGGLRARIDPRSPAKLPTP; this is translated from the coding sequence ATGCACACTCCGGGTTCGTTTCATTTCGTGGTCGTGGGCGGGGTCGCTGCCGGCGCATCCGCCGCCGCCCGTGCGCGCCGTCTCTCCGAGGCCGCCCGCATCACCGTGATCGAACGCGGTCCCGACGTGTCCTTCGCCAACTGCGGCCTCCCATACTTCATCGGAGGCGAGATCGGCTCGCGCGCCTCCCTCGCCGTGCAGACTCCGCAGACGCTGAAGGCCCTGCTCGATCTCGATGTGCGCACGAGCACGGAAGCCGTTGCCGTCGACCCGGTGGCGCGACGCGTACACGTGCGCTGCCTCGCCTCCGGCACGACCGAGTGGATCTACTACGATCGTCTTCTCCTCGCGCCCGGAGCCGTACCACTGCGCCCTGCCTTGCCGGGTATCGACGACCCTCGGATCTTCACGCTGCGCTCACTGCACGACATGGACCGCATCAAAGCCGCCGCCGCATCGGCACGGAAGGTCGCCGTGATCGGCGCCGGCTTCATCGGCCTCGAGATGGCCGAGCAATTCGTTCGTCTCGGCAAGCAAGTCGAGTTGGTCGAACTGCTCGATCAGGTCCTTCCGCCGCTCGACCGCCCCATGACGTTGCTGCTGGAGGACGAACTCCGTCGTCACGGGGTGGCACTGCATCTCGGCGACGGAATCGCGGGTTTCGAAGACGGAAAAGGGATCGTCTGCCGTCTCGAATCCGGAGCCGCGATCGAGGCCGATCTCGTCGTTCTCTCGATCGGCGTCCGACCCGATACCGCGCTTGCACGCGACGCCGGTCTGCGGCTCGGACCTCGCGGCCACATCGTGGTCGACGAGTACATGCGCACGAGCGTGGACGGCATCTACGCGGCGGGCGACGCGGTGGAGGTCGAGGATCTCGTGTCCGGCGTTCGCACATCGGTCCCTCTCGGGGGCCCCGCCAATCGTCAGGGCCGCCTCGTCGCCGATCACGTCTTCGTACCCGAAAGAGCAGTACGCTACCCGGGAGCGCTCGGTACGGCCATCGTCCGCGTCTTCGACGCATCCGCAGGCATCACCGGTTGGAGCGAGAAACGCCTGCGCGCCTCGGGCCGTCCCTTCCGCACCGTAACGGTGAACGACAACCATCACGCCGGATACTTTCCAGGCGCGAAGCCACTCATGGTGAAACTACTCTGGGATCCCGAGACCGATCTCGTCCTCGGCGCGCAGGTGGCCGGGGCCGCCGGAGTGGACAAACGAATCGACGTCCTCGCCACCGCGATTTCCGGCGGCATGAGCATCGACGATCTCGCCCAGCTTGAACTCGCCTACGCCCCGCCCTTCGGTTCCGCCAAGGACATCGTCAACCTCGCGGGCTTCGCCGCCGGCAACACGCGCGACGGCCTCGTCGATCCCGTCGACGTATTGCCCGACGACCCCGAGGTCCAGGTGTTGGACGTGCGGCCCCTCGCCCTTTCCACCTCGCACCCGGTGCCGCATCCGCGCGTAATCGCCATTCCGATGCCCGAGTTGCGCCGCCGCGCCGGAGAACTCGATCCTGCGCGTCCCGTGGTCACGGTGTGCGCCCTCGGCAAGACCGCCTACTTCGCCGCACGGATACTCGCACAGAAGGGCTTGCGCGTGCGCAGTCTCACCGGCGGCTTGCGGGCCCGGATCGATCCACGTTCGCCCGCAAAGCTCCCGACACCGTGA
- the gnpA gene encoding 1,3-beta-galactosyl-N-acetylhexosamine phosphorylase, with amino-acid sequence MPSTNVDLTRGDFTLPGEAGYEQLTLRLAEKWGADTIRDSDGTQLSPEILESGKAIYSTVCLVRSVQPWARVNRDKLQQNFLMSFPVVAEKAKTTITLLDGFFTEQFAVNWRDSPKTWWQVFDRTTGEEVAKRKWVFNEKKGTVTIDGTTPGHRYTVNFLAFRIWEEISMYNHLTNDWGDREHLAAVDPMQPATQKVLLRFLDTWLREHPATKVVRFTSMFYNFSWFWGADRKTLRDVYSDWGDYAMTVSPRALRLFEKKYGYKLVSEDFVNGGLYNSTHNAPSRRYRDYMAFMHDFVIEFGRKCIELVHRYDKLAYVFYDDHWVGVEPSSPRFHEFGFDGLIKCVFNAFEVRLCAHSTGVKTRELRLHPYLFPTGLKGEPTFKEGGNPTLDAKNFWIDARRGIVRAPIDRIGLGGYLSLVEPFPDFQDYIEGLAKEFRLLKSFHAGDKPWTAPYKVAVLTAWGDLRAWTCSGHFTPGVPLYDVLESLAGLPLEVQFIDFDDLVANGVPKGVKTIVNCGRAGTAWSGGHYWSDPRVEAVLTQFVQKGGGFVGIAEPSALVQPGQCFKLARVLGLDRDGGERVANGKYKYAVAPSHFVTADAVSPLDLGKETDGIYVFGPDTTVLAERDGSPRLAVHPFGKGRAVYLSGFKFTHENTRLLHRAIAWSASQEATWGAWQSSNVKTEATCFPKAGKLVVINNAGTDESTVVTLADGKTAQKVKLPAHGIEILDI; translated from the coding sequence ATGCCCTCGACCAACGTCGACCTCACCCGAGGTGATTTCACCCTGCCCGGCGAAGCCGGCTACGAACAGCTCACGCTCCGTCTTGCCGAGAAGTGGGGGGCCGACACGATCCGCGACTCCGACGGCACGCAGCTTTCGCCCGAGATCCTCGAATCCGGCAAGGCGATCTATTCGACCGTGTGTCTGGTGCGGTCGGTGCAGCCGTGGGCGCGCGTCAATCGCGACAAGCTCCAGCAGAACTTCCTCATGAGCTTCCCCGTCGTCGCCGAGAAGGCGAAGACGACGATCACGCTCCTCGACGGGTTCTTCACGGAACAGTTCGCGGTCAATTGGCGCGACAGTCCCAAGACCTGGTGGCAGGTCTTCGATCGCACCACCGGCGAGGAGGTCGCGAAACGCAAGTGGGTGTTCAACGAGAAGAAGGGCACGGTCACGATCGACGGCACGACGCCCGGTCACCGGTACACGGTGAACTTTCTCGCCTTCCGCATCTGGGAGGAGATCTCGATGTACAATCACCTCACCAACGATTGGGGTGATCGCGAGCACCTCGCTGCCGTCGACCCGATGCAGCCGGCGACGCAGAAGGTGTTGCTCCGTTTTCTGGATACGTGGTTGCGCGAGCATCCGGCGACGAAGGTCGTGCGCTTCACCTCGATGTTCTACAACTTCTCCTGGTTCTGGGGCGCCGACCGGAAGACCCTGCGCGACGTCTACTCGGACTGGGGCGACTACGCGATGACCGTGAGCCCGCGGGCGCTGCGGCTGTTCGAGAAGAAGTACGGTTACAAGCTCGTCTCGGAAGACTTCGTCAACGGCGGTCTCTACAACTCGACGCACAACGCTCCGTCGCGGCGCTACCGCGACTACATGGCGTTCATGCACGACTTCGTCATCGAGTTCGGCCGCAAGTGCATCGAGCTCGTGCACCGCTACGACAAACTCGCCTACGTCTTCTACGACGACCACTGGGTCGGCGTGGAACCGAGCAGCCCACGGTTCCACGAGTTCGGTTTCGATGGTCTGATCAAGTGCGTGTTCAACGCCTTCGAGGTGCGCCTGTGCGCGCACTCCACCGGGGTGAAGACGCGAGAGCTCCGCCTGCATCCGTATCTGTTTCCGACCGGCCTGAAGGGCGAGCCGACGTTCAAGGAAGGCGGCAACCCCACGCTCGACGCGAAGAACTTCTGGATCGATGCGCGCCGCGGCATCGTGCGCGCCCCGATCGACCGCATCGGCCTCGGCGGGTACCTCTCGCTCGTCGAGCCGTTCCCGGATTTTCAGGACTACATCGAGGGGCTCGCGAAGGAGTTTCGATTGCTCAAGTCCTTCCATGCCGGCGACAAGCCGTGGACGGCACCGTACAAGGTCGCAGTCCTCACCGCGTGGGGCGACCTGCGTGCGTGGACCTGCTCGGGCCACTTCACGCCGGGCGTGCCGCTCTACGACGTGCTCGAGTCGCTCGCCGGTCTTCCGCTCGAAGTGCAGTTCATCGACTTCGACGACCTCGTCGCCAACGGAGTGCCGAAGGGCGTGAAGACGATCGTCAACTGCGGACGCGCGGGCACGGCTTGGAGCGGTGGCCACTATTGGAGCGATCCGCGCGTGGAGGCGGTTCTCACGCAGTTCGTGCAGAAAGGCGGCGGTTTCGTCGGCATCGCCGAACCGAGCGCACTCGTGCAACCGGGCCAGTGTTTCAAACTCGCGCGGGTTCTCGGACTCGATCGCGACGGCGGAGAGCGCGTGGCGAACGGCAAGTACAAGTACGCCGTGGCACCGTCGCATTTCGTCACAGCCGACGCGGTGTCGCCGCTCGACCTCGGCAAGGAGACCGACGGCATCTACGTCTTCGGCCCGGACACCACCGTGCTGGCCGAGCGCGACGGCTCGCCGCGCCTCGCCGTGCATCCGTTCGGCAAGGGACGTGCCGTGTACCTGAGCGGTTTCAAGTTCACCCACGAGAACACGCGCCTGCTCCACCGCGCGATCGCGTGGTCGGCTTCGCAAGAGGCGACGTGGGGCGCGTGGCAGTCTTCCAACGTGAAGACCGAAGCCACCTGTTTCCCGAAGGCCGGAAAGCTCGTGGTGATCAACAACGCCGGCACCGACGAGAGCACCGTCGTGACCCTCGCCGACGGCAAGACCGCGCAGAAGGTGAAGCTGCCCGCCCACGGTATCGAGATTCTGGATATCTGA
- a CDS encoding efflux RND transporter permease subunit — MNDDSPTPHQPRGFAGRLGAMFIDSRLTPIVIAASILLGAFAVIMLPREEEPQIKVPMIDVFASMPGAGAEEVENRVTRPMEKLLWEIPGVEYLYSTSSPGGSMVIVRYKVGTDLEAALVRLNQKLQTNFDRIPQGVAGPLVKPRTIDDVPVLAVTLHSETQDHFTLRRLAVQIEEEIKSIQQVSETTVIGGVRRAVRVQLEPTALASRGLSPLEVIPALQHANRSVQLGSRPSGDRELLLETGGFLRDAADVGRVVVGVFENRPVYLREVATIVDGPEEPSDYVLFGTGPRASARGASRESAAVTLSVAKRPGANAIDVVETVVRKIDSMRGTLVPADVEITLTRDYGHTAAEKSNELLLHMGIAVFGVAVLILLFLGWRESIVVMLAIPSTLALTLLVFYLYGYTLNRITLFALIFSIGILVDDAIVVVENIVRHVRLPGAARKSLVQVAIEAVDEVGNPTILATWAVIAAILPMAFVGGLMGPYMRPIPIGSSAAMIFSLLIAFTVTPWAAIRVLRRRATCEATLPEAEKSALAFEHEHAPSDWSTRLYHKIMDPLLDHAAWRWIFMAVISLLLLGAMGMVGVGWVKVKMLPFDNKSEFQVILNTPEGTTLERTTAIAMEMAAAIRDEPEVRDYQVYAGTSSPFNFNGLVRHYFLRRGPNVADIQVNLVGKGERTDKSHDIATRIRPRLQEIAAKHGAVVAVAEVPPGPPVLQTIVAEIYGPSEEHRLALARRVREVMESAEGVVDIDSYAEELQPRMRYVLDKEKAALHGISEASVLQALSVAQTGTQADLLHLPTEREDVPITFELPRAARAQPSDVLTLRLRSDRDPAAPLVPLSELVSIVEDVGERNLYRKNLVPVTYVTADVAGAVESPVYAILAMNKELAKIDPRDFGGTETEFTIYNATMPFDDREPSMKWDGEWQITIEVFRDLGLAFAAVLIIIYMLMVGWFKNYVTPLVVMAAIPFSLVGIMPAHAAMGAFFTATSMIGFMAGAGIVVRNSIILVDFIELRRKDGLALRDAVVEAGAVRFRPMLLTALAVVVGAAVILADPIFQGLAISLMFGEIASLLISRMAVPVLYFMTARFRASDRGEA, encoded by the coding sequence ATGAACGACGACTCCCCGACGCCCCACCAACCCCGCGGATTCGCGGGCCGGCTCGGCGCGATGTTCATCGACTCGCGTCTCACGCCGATCGTGATCGCGGCTTCGATCCTCCTCGGCGCGTTCGCCGTGATCATGCTCCCGCGCGAAGAGGAGCCGCAGATCAAGGTGCCGATGATCGACGTGTTCGCCTCCATGCCCGGTGCCGGCGCGGAGGAAGTGGAGAACCGCGTCACTCGACCCATGGAGAAACTCCTCTGGGAGATCCCCGGCGTCGAGTATCTCTACTCCACCTCGAGTCCCGGCGGCTCGATGGTGATCGTGCGCTACAAGGTGGGCACCGATCTCGAGGCCGCTCTCGTGCGCCTCAATCAAAAGTTGCAGACGAACTTCGACCGCATTCCCCAGGGCGTCGCCGGTCCTCTCGTGAAACCCCGGACGATCGACGACGTGCCCGTCCTCGCCGTCACGCTCCACAGCGAGACGCAGGATCACTTCACGCTCCGCCGCCTCGCCGTGCAGATCGAGGAGGAGATCAAGTCCATCCAACAGGTCTCAGAGACGACCGTCATCGGTGGCGTCCGCCGCGCCGTCCGCGTGCAACTCGAGCCCACCGCGCTCGCCTCGCGCGGTCTGTCTCCACTCGAGGTGATCCCCGCGCTCCAACACGCCAATCGCTCCGTGCAACTCGGCTCGCGCCCTTCCGGAGATCGCGAGTTGCTCCTCGAAACCGGCGGCTTTCTCCGCGACGCCGCCGACGTCGGCCGCGTGGTGGTCGGCGTGTTTGAAAACCGCCCCGTCTACCTGCGCGAGGTCGCCACCATCGTCGACGGGCCGGAGGAGCCGTCCGACTACGTCCTCTTCGGCACCGGACCGCGTGCCTCCGCACGAGGCGCATCGCGCGAGTCCGCCGCAGTCACGCTCAGCGTCGCGAAGCGTCCCGGCGCCAACGCCATCGACGTGGTCGAAACCGTCGTGCGCAAGATCGACTCGATGCGAGGCACGCTCGTCCCGGCCGATGTCGAGATCACTTTGACGCGCGACTACGGACACACCGCCGCCGAGAAGTCCAACGAGCTTCTCCTCCACATGGGCATCGCCGTGTTCGGCGTCGCCGTGCTCATCCTCCTCTTCCTCGGCTGGCGCGAATCGATCGTCGTGATGCTCGCGATCCCTTCGACCCTCGCGCTCACGCTACTCGTGTTCTACCTTTATGGATACACGCTCAACCGCATCACGCTGTTCGCGCTGATCTTCTCGATCGGCATTCTCGTGGACGATGCGATCGTGGTGGTGGAAAACATCGTGCGCCACGTGCGCCTTCCGGGAGCCGCGCGCAAGTCGCTCGTGCAGGTCGCGATCGAAGCGGTCGACGAAGTGGGCAACCCCACCATCCTCGCCACGTGGGCGGTGATCGCCGCCATCCTGCCGATGGCGTTCGTCGGCGGATTGATGGGCCCGTACATGCGCCCGATTCCGATCGGCTCGAGCGCCGCGATGATCTTCTCGCTGCTAATCGCGTTCACGGTCACCCCGTGGGCCGCGATCCGCGTGCTGCGGCGTCGCGCCACCTGCGAAGCGACCCTCCCCGAAGCGGAGAAATCCGCACTCGCCTTCGAGCACGAACACGCGCCCAGCGACTGGTCGACCCGTCTCTACCACAAGATCATGGATCCCCTCCTCGACCATGCCGCGTGGCGATGGATCTTCATGGCCGTGATCTCGCTCCTGCTCCTCGGAGCCATGGGCATGGTCGGCGTCGGCTGGGTGAAGGTGAAGATGCTCCCCTTCGACAACAAGTCGGAGTTCCAAGTGATCCTGAACACCCCCGAGGGCACGACGCTCGAACGCACGACCGCCATCGCGATGGAAATGGCCGCCGCCATCCGCGACGAACCCGAAGTGCGAGACTATCAGGTCTACGCCGGCACGTCTTCGCCGTTCAACTTCAACGGTCTCGTCCGCCACTACTTCCTGCGCCGCGGCCCCAACGTCGCCGACATCCAGGTCAACCTCGTCGGCAAGGGTGAACGCACGGACAAGAGCCACGACATCGCGACGCGCATTCGCCCGCGCTTGCAGGAGATCGCCGCAAAGCACGGTGCCGTCGTCGCGGTTGCCGAGGTGCCGCCCGGGCCGCCCGTGCTGCAGACGATCGTGGCCGAGATCTACGGCCCGTCCGAGGAACACCGCCTCGCCCTCGCCCGACGTGTCCGCGAGGTGATGGAAAGCGCCGAAGGCGTGGTCGACATCGACTCGTACGCCGAAGAGCTCCAGCCCCGTATGCGTTACGTCCTCGACAAGGAAAAGGCCGCACTCCACGGCATCTCCGAAGCCTCCGTCCTCCAGGCGCTTTCGGTCGCCCAAACCGGCACGCAGGCGGACTTGCTCCACCTGCCGACGGAACGGGAGGACGTGCCGATCACCTTCGAACTGCCCCGCGCGGCGCGCGCCCAACCTTCCGATGTATTGACGCTTCGACTACGCTCCGACCGCGATCCCGCGGCGCCGCTCGTCCCACTGAGCGAACTCGTCTCGATCGTCGAGGATGTCGGAGAGCGCAATCTCTACCGCAAGAACCTCGTGCCCGTGACCTACGTCACCGCCGACGTCGCCGGCGCGGTCGAGAGCCCCGTCTACGCCATCCTCGCGATGAACAAGGAGCTTGCGAAGATCGACCCGCGCGACTTCGGCGGCACCGAAACCGAGTTCACGATCTACAACGCCACGATGCCCTTCGACGACCGCGAGCCCTCGATGAAGTGGGATGGCGAATGGCAGATCACGATCGAGGTCTTCCGCGACCTCGGCCTGGCCTTCGCCGCCGTCCTCATCATCATCTACATGCTGATGGTCGGCTGGTTCAAAAACTACGTCACCCCGCTGGTGGTGATGGCGGCCATCCCGTTCTCGCTCGTCGGCATCATGCCGGCACACGCCGCGATGGGCGCGTTCTTCACCGCCACCTCGATGATCGGCTTCATGGCCGGTGCCGGCATCGTGGTGCGCAACTCGATCATCCTCGTCGACTTCATCGAACTGCGCCGAAAGGACGGCCTCGCCTTGCGCGACGCCGTGGTCGAGGCCGGAGCCGTCCGCTTCCGCCCCATGCTGCTCACCGCCCTCGCCGTCGTGGTCGGCGCCGCCGTCATCCTCGCGGACCCCATCTTCCAGGGTCTCGCCATCAGCCTGATGTTCGGCGAGATCGCCTCGCTCCTCATCAGCCGCATGGCCGTGCCGGTACTCTACTTCATGACTGCCCGCTTCCGCGCTTCCGACCGCGGCGAGGCGTAA
- a CDS encoding DUF89 domain-containing protein translates to MNTHLECLPCLLRQTLEAARRVSADGGLHRAVMHRAFDVLRVLDVRHSPPHMARQLHRVVRGLLGSDDPYREIKDMADGGGLAARERVRPMVEQARDPFGAALRVSIAANSIGGAMRGDVSDEVIVHALIRALHRRVHGSPTSIRRAAAKASRVLVLADDAGELALDCLLLERLRPAHVVVAVRGAPVVDDATRADAEAVGVSQWAEVIDNGSDAPGTLLEDCSPRFRREFARADLVLAKGAGNFESLAPLADPRIAFLLVPKCSIVARHVGAPEGVPVAWMLAPRRSRAQARH, encoded by the coding sequence GTGAACACGCACCTCGAGTGCCTGCCTTGTCTCTTGCGTCAGACCTTGGAGGCGGCGCGCCGTGTCTCCGCGGACGGAGGTCTTCACCGAGCCGTCATGCATCGCGCGTTCGACGTGTTGCGGGTGCTCGACGTGCGCCACTCCCCGCCGCACATGGCGCGACAGCTTCACCGCGTGGTGCGTGGACTTCTCGGATCGGACGATCCGTATCGAGAAATCAAGGACATGGCGGACGGCGGAGGCCTGGCAGCGAGAGAGCGGGTGCGTCCGATGGTCGAGCAGGCGCGCGATCCGTTCGGCGCGGCGCTGCGTGTGTCGATCGCGGCCAACTCGATAGGTGGTGCGATGCGCGGCGACGTCTCGGACGAGGTGATCGTGCATGCGCTGATCCGAGCGTTGCATAGACGCGTGCATGGATCGCCGACTTCGATCCGGCGGGCGGCCGCGAAGGCTTCCCGCGTGCTGGTGCTCGCCGACGATGCCGGTGAACTCGCGCTCGACTGCCTCTTGTTGGAACGCCTGCGGCCGGCGCACGTCGTCGTGGCGGTGCGCGGTGCACCGGTGGTCGACGACGCCACTCGTGCGGATGCGGAGGCGGTCGGTGTGTCGCAGTGGGCGGAGGTGATCGACAACGGCTCCGACGCTCCCGGCACGTTGTTGGAGGATTGCTCGCCGCGCTTCAGGCGGGAGTTCGCGCGAGCCGATCTCGTCTTGGCCAAAGGTGCGGGCAACTTCGAGTCACTTGCGCCCCTCGCGGATCCTCGTATTGCTTTTCTCCTCGTGCCGAAGTGCTCGATCGTCGCTCGCCACGTCGGTGCGCCGGAGGGAGTTCCCGTCGCTTGGATGCTCGCTCCTCGTCGCTCGCGTGCGCAAGCACGGCACTGA
- the trxA_1 gene encoding thioredoxin — translation MNTLHDIHDFRSDVIDRSSTTPVLVDFWAPWCGPCKMLGPTLEKLAAESAGRWTLVKIDTDRHQRLAAEHGVRGIPDVRLFHRGAEIARFSGAMPEPQLRRWLEEHLPTPKRDAFARARELLRAGRSREASAILEPLAAADPRDGELASLLARSLVFADPARALALADALPATHPWEENTTIVRALAAVFATPADDSRYLEAVRMLRAERWEEGLRAVIDMLLEKPDLDGGRAKSACLAAFKHLGMRHPVSEKFSRAFAMAVNV, via the coding sequence ATGAATACACTCCACGACATCCACGACTTCCGCTCCGACGTGATCGACCGGAGCTCCACCACCCCCGTACTCGTCGACTTCTGGGCTCCGTGGTGCGGCCCTTGCAAGATGCTCGGGCCGACGTTGGAGAAACTCGCCGCCGAGTCCGCTGGGCGCTGGACACTCGTGAAGATCGATACCGACCGGCACCAAAGACTCGCGGCCGAACACGGCGTGCGCGGCATCCCGGACGTGCGTCTCTTCCATCGCGGTGCCGAGATCGCTCGCTTCTCCGGAGCCATGCCCGAACCACAGTTGCGCCGCTGGCTCGAGGAACACCTCCCGACGCCCAAACGCGACGCGTTCGCGCGCGCCCGCGAACTCCTGCGCGCAGGCCGGTCACGCGAAGCCAGCGCCATCCTCGAGCCGCTCGCCGCCGCCGACCCTCGCGACGGCGAACTCGCTTCCTTGCTGGCCCGCAGCCTCGTCTTCGCCGATCCGGCCCGCGCCCTCGCTTTGGCGGACGCGCTACCCGCTACTCACCCGTGGGAAGAGAACACGACGATCGTCCGTGCCCTCGCCGCCGTCTTCGCCACTCCTGCGGACGACTCGCGTTACCTCGAGGCCGTGCGCATGCTCCGAGCCGAGCGTTGGGAGGAAGGGCTGCGCGCCGTCATCGACATGCTCTTGGAGAAACCGGATCTCGACGGCGGGCGCGCCAAGTCGGCCTGTCTGGCCGCCTTCAAACACCTCGGAATGCGACACCCGGTATCCGAAAAGTTCTCACGAGCCTTCGCGATGGCCGTCAACGTCTGA